The Crocosphaera sp. UHCC 0190 DNA window TTTTAGCAAAAATTGATGCTAATTAGCTTATTCGATAGTCTAGGGCTATTGAAAACCCCAACTTCATCGTAACAAGTTGGGGTGGTTTATTACTCTGTTATTATCTCTTCTTCCCCTTCTATTTCTTCCCCTTCTACTGCCGGAGGAACTAAGGCCACAGCAGCGATCGCATCATCCCCATCTAACCGTTGTACCCTGACTCCCGTTGCTGTCCGAGACTGCAAGGAAATGGCATCCACCGCCTGACGAATAATAATACCTCGGTTAGAGACGATCATTAATTCATCCCCCCCATGAACCACATGAAGGGAGGCTAAACGATCCTCTGGAGACTTAAACTTAATGGCCCGGACTCCCATACCGGCCCGTCGTTGTAAACGGAATTTGGATACGGGAACCCGCTTACCATAACCCCCATTGGTAATGGCAAGTATCCAGGGGCCTGAACTGGTATCTTCTTCAATTAACTCTTCTGTTTCATTCTCTAAGATGTCCTCGTCTTCCTCGTCCTCCGCATTCTCAATACTTGCGATCACCTGACTCGGCAGAATATCCATGCTAATCAATTCATCCCCTTTTTTCAGTTTCATGGACTTAACGCCTCTGGTTGATCGGCCTAGGGGTCGCAGTTGTTGGTTATCGGCATAGAAATGAATGGCCATCCCCTGACGGGTTCCTAAAATAACACTGTCTTCCTCTCGGGCCAGTCGTACCCAGCGCAGTTGATCCCCATCCGCTAAGGAAATGGCAATTAATCCATTTGTCCGAATATTACTAAAGGCCGAAAGGGCGGTTTTTTTAATGTAACCATTGCGGGTTAACATCACTAAGAAAACATCTTCGCTAAACTCACTCACCGCTACGATAGAGGTAATTTTCTCATCTTTGGGAATGGGTAACATTTGTACGATGGGGGTACCTCTGGCAGTACGAGAGGCGGCGGGGATATGATAAGCACTGACGTTATAGACAACCCCGCGATCGCTAAAAAAGAGTACATGATCGTGGTCACAACAGCTTAAAAAGTGTTCTACGACATCATCTTCTTTGATTTTTGCGGCGGCTTTCCCTCTGGTGGCCCGTTGTTGGGCCGCAAAGGTACTTACAGGCATCCGTTTGATGTATCCTTGTTCTGTTAAGAGGATAATCGCTTGTTCGTTAGCAATTAAGTCAGTATCAACGATTTCCCCGTCATCTTGCACAATTTGAGTGCGTCGGGGAGTGGCATGAATTGACTTAATTTGGGCCAGTTCTTCCTCAATAATGGCTTCAATCCGTTCTCGTTTGGCTAAAATATCCTGTAGGTCAGCAATTTTAGCCTGTAATTCTTCATGTTCGCCGTGAATTTTTTCGGCTTCTAAGGCCGTCAGACGACGCAACTGCATTTGTAGAATTGCATCCGCTTGCACGGCGGATAAGCCAAATTGTTCAATTAATTGTTCTTTCGCGGTGGCGGTATCAGCGGCCCCGCGAATTAATTGAATGACGGCATCTAAATTCTCTAGGGCAATGAGTAACCCTTGTAACAGGTGATCTCGTTCTTCTGCTTTGCGTAATTCGTATTGCGTCCGACGGGTAATGGTTTCAACCCGAAATTCTAGGAAAACTGTGAGAAATTCTCTGAGGGTTAATAGTTGGGGTTCTCCATTGACTAAGGCCAACATATTGGCCCCAAAATTGGCTTGAACAGGGGTTTGTTTATAAATATTGTTGAGAACGACTCTGGGATAAGCATCCCGTTTGAGTTCGATCACCACCCGCATTCCATCACGATCGCTTTCATCCCGAATATCGGAAATACCTTCAATTCGTTTGTCGTTAACTAATTCGGCAATGCGTTCAATTAAAGCTGCTTTATTGGTTTGATAGGGTAATTCGGTGATAATAATGGCATCTTTGTCTGGCCGGCCCCTGTGTTCGATGGTTTCAATTTGGGCTACCCCACGCATGGTAATAGAACCCCGTCCCCCATGGTAGGCATCTTCAATCCCTGATCGCCCTAAAATCTGTCCTCCGGTGGGAAAGTCGGGGCCGGGTATAATTTTGATTAAGTCTTTGTTGGTTAAGTCTGGGTTGTGGATTAAGGCGATCGTTCCGTCGATTAATTCCCCTAAGTTATGGGGGGGAATATTGGTGGCCATGCCTACTGCAATGCCAGAAGAACCGTTGAGGAGAAGTTGGGGAATTCTGGCCGGAAGAACCACGGGTTCTTGCTGCGAGCCATCAAAGTTATCGGCAAAATCAACCGTTTCTGATTCAATATCCCTTAAGAGGGCATTAGTTGATAGGGTTTGCAGGCGACACTCAGTGTAACGCATGGCCGCCGGGGGGTCGTTATCCACTGAGCCAAAGTTTCCATGGCCTTCAATGAGGGGATCGCGCATGGAAAAATTCTGGGCCATCCGTACTAGGGCATCATAGACTGCCGTGTCCCCGTGAGGGTGGTATTTCCCTAAGACTTCCCCCACGACACGGGCGCATTTACGAAAGGGACGATCAGGGGTCAAACCCAGTTCATACATGGCGTAGAGAATGCGACGATGGACTGGTTTTAACCCATCCCTCGCGTCGGGTAATGCCCGCCCTACAATGACGCTCATCGCGTATTCTAGGTAGGAACGGGACATCTCATTGCTCAAGTCTGTGGGAATGATCCGATCTTGAGGGGTTGTCATAGGGGGGTGAACTCCGTTTAAAGAATGCAAATTAGGGAAATATTGTCTTAAAAATTGACAAAAAAAGCCCCGTTATAATTAAAATTGTTAGATCGACTCTAGTCTCTCCTATTTTAACATAGCGAGACCCCAAAATCTGGCAATTGTAGAGGCAAAGTCTGGGTAATTTAGTTTATGAAATCTGCTTAAATCTCTAGTCGGGTTAATTCACGAATTAACCCGACCTAAAACTAAGGATAAGTTGATAATTTAGGTTTCCACCAACCATACCAGTCTGACCAAATTGTTTCTAAGGTCTGATATTTTTTTTCTAAGGTTGTTGTTTCAAGATTGGCTTCAACAGGGGTTGATATAAGTGTCCATAAACAACCTGTTTCAAAGAGATCGTTTTGTCCTAAAATCCACAAAAATGTTCTTTGGGGACTCCAGCCATATTTATATTTATTCTGAGTATATTGTTGTTCAGTGACAGTGTTTTCTCCTGCTTTATTAAGACAAGCGGTTAAATAAGCTTTATCTTCATACTGAAACATTCCATAATGACCAATTCCTTCCTGATTTTTGATATTCATTACCACAGTTGCTGGAGGGATTTTTGCTTCTTTAAAGAGCAGACGGCTAACGTTAGCCCCATCATATTGACGATAGCTTGTTTTAATCTCTAATTTTTCCCCATTGTTCTGATATTGATAGACTTGTATATTATGGATTTCTGAAGGAGCCAATTTTGAGTCTATCATCTGCCATTCTTTGAGGGGAATTGTGGCTGGAAACTCAAATAAATCTTTTTTTGAGGATACCTCAGAATCCCCTTGAGATGATAGTACAAAAAAAGAACGAATAGTAACGCCGACTACTCCCAATAAAACAATAGCGATTAAGCTAATTCTAGCTTTTTGTATTGATAAAATTTCCATCTTTGTCTCAAAAGTAAATTAATTTTTCTAAACATATTTTTTGCACAAAATATGTTTTATTCCTCATCTATTAGAAAATCTTCGTCAATTTCAGAAGTTAGGGTTAGGGAACGAACATAAGCAAACCAGCAAAAAACACCAAAAATCAAAACAGAAATTAAAGCAAAAATTAGACTGCCATCATCTCCATGCCAATATTCAAAAGCTTCTCTTTGAGAAGAGGCCACTAAAACAGCCATGATAGAAACCCGAATCGCATTGGTTATAAATCCAATAAAAACGGCAACACTTAAACAAATTACTTGTTGAATTCGCTTAATTGGAATGATAAAAAGAAAGAGAACACCCACAAAAAACATCAGTAAAATACTCTCTACTCCAGAACAAGAACCATAGACTTCAACTCGTCCTGTTGGTAAGATAATAGATACTCCTTCTCGATAGGATTTAAACCCTGCTGTCCACAGAGAACCATTAGAAAATTTAGCGGTTAATTGCGGTAAATTAATGGCATTTAAAATTCCTGTTAAGATGCTAGAAGATGCTAAGAGAGCCAGAATTGTTAGTTCCTTCCAGTAGCTAGATAATCCTTTAAAACCTGATGCCATTAATGCCAGTCCTACCCCACAAATCAAGGGAGAAACCGTTAAATGATAACCTACGGGTGACAAACTTCTAATCAAAACAAAGATAATTAAAGTTGCCCCAAACACACTAGAAAAAACACTGCTATGAAATTTTAACTCATCTCGTTTATCCCAGATCAGAGAGGCGATCGCTAACCAGACTAAAATACTCAAACTCATCAGGTTAGGAGCTTTAGAAAATTCTAGTACCGTCAGTTGTAATCCGGCTAAGGCAATTCCTAACGCCCCTAACCAGGCCCTAGGTTCCTGTAGAGAACTTTTCCATTCCATGATATTTTTCATCCCTGTGTCAATCTCAGAAGGACTAAAGTGTTAATTTTATATCTGCTAATTATATCTTAAATATCGTTAATTTTTGTGGCATTTTCATTTGATGATAGCAAGAATCGCGCTTTAATAAAACAAAGAATATTCATGATCAAACAAATTTATTGCTGCGATAGAGAAATCTCCATGAAAATCCTACGCCCTTTAATTCTTGTATTTTTAAGCTTTCTGCTCTTGATTTTTCCCATTAATAATGCTCTCGCATTTTGTGGATTTTATGTGGCTAAAGCCGATGCCAAACTTTATAATCAAGCCTCTCAAGTCATTATTGCTAAGGATGGCAATCGTACGGTTTTAACCATGGCTAATGATTATCAGGGAGCGGTGAAAGATTTTGCGATGGTTGTTCCGGTTCCAGTAATCTTAAAAGAAGAACAAGTGCATATTGGTGAACCCCAAATTCTTGAAAGATTA harbors:
- the gyrA gene encoding DNA topoisomerase (ATP-hydrolyzing) subunit A, with amino-acid sequence MTTPQDRIIPTDLSNEMSRSYLEYAMSVIVGRALPDARDGLKPVHRRILYAMYELGLTPDRPFRKCARVVGEVLGKYHPHGDTAVYDALVRMAQNFSMRDPLIEGHGNFGSVDNDPPAAMRYTECRLQTLSTNALLRDIESETVDFADNFDGSQQEPVVLPARIPQLLLNGSSGIAVGMATNIPPHNLGELIDGTIALIHNPDLTNKDLIKIIPGPDFPTGGQILGRSGIEDAYHGGRGSITMRGVAQIETIEHRGRPDKDAIIITELPYQTNKAALIERIAELVNDKRIEGISDIRDESDRDGMRVVIELKRDAYPRVVLNNIYKQTPVQANFGANMLALVNGEPQLLTLREFLTVFLEFRVETITRRTQYELRKAEERDHLLQGLLIALENLDAVIQLIRGAADTATAKEQLIEQFGLSAVQADAILQMQLRRLTALEAEKIHGEHEELQAKIADLQDILAKRERIEAIIEEELAQIKSIHATPRRTQIVQDDGEIVDTDLIANEQAIILLTEQGYIKRMPVSTFAAQQRATRGKAAAKIKEDDVVEHFLSCCDHDHVLFFSDRGVVYNVSAYHIPAASRTARGTPIVQMLPIPKDEKITSIVAVSEFSEDVFLVMLTRNGYIKKTALSAFSNIRTNGLIAISLADGDQLRWVRLAREEDSVILGTRQGMAIHFYADNQQLRPLGRSTRGVKSMKLKKGDELISMDILPSQVIASIENAEDEEDEDILENETEELIEEDTSSGPWILAITNGGYGKRVPVSKFRLQRRAGMGVRAIKFKSPEDRLASLHVVHGGDELMIVSNRGIIIRQAVDAISLQSRTATGVRVQRLDGDDAIAAVALVPPAVEGEEIEGEEEIITE
- a CDS encoding cyanoexosortase A system-associated protein, translating into MEILSIQKARISLIAIVLLGVVGVTIRSFFVLSSQGDSEVSSKKDLFEFPATIPLKEWQMIDSKLAPSEIHNIQVYQYQNNGEKLEIKTSYRQYDGANVSRLLFKEAKIPPATVVMNIKNQEGIGHYGMFQYEDKAYLTACLNKAGENTVTEQQYTQNKYKYGWSPQRTFLWILGQNDLFETGCLWTLISTPVEANLETTTLEKKYQTLETIWSDWYGWWKPKLSTYP
- the crtA gene encoding cyanoexosortase A, whose amino-acid sequence is MEWKSSLQEPRAWLGALGIALAGLQLTVLEFSKAPNLMSLSILVWLAIASLIWDKRDELKFHSSVFSSVFGATLIIFVLIRSLSPVGYHLTVSPLICGVGLALMASGFKGLSSYWKELTILALLASSSILTGILNAINLPQLTAKFSNGSLWTAGFKSYREGVSIILPTGRVEVYGSCSGVESILLMFFVGVLFLFIIPIKRIQQVICLSVAVFIGFITNAIRVSIMAVLVASSQREAFEYWHGDDGSLIFALISVLIFGVFCWFAYVRSLTLTSEIDEDFLIDEE